From Plasmodium knowlesi strain H genome assembly, chromosome: 6, one genomic window encodes:
- a CDS encoding DNA polymerase zeta catalytic subunit, putative, producing MNITEKPTAFFVCKFLFFYYIYRKPFLPFDPLVCKINNRKIPHVCVIQILGLSHYGQSVCLYVHDFFPYFYVLIPPEEKSNTNLEFELCQFLEEEYGKEKQDKTQNVCIYNIERVKKKCIYGYKEEPEEFLKIYFLYPHTIHYFANLLKRKLFKNRAWDLYEVHISYMLHFLCSKNIYGCSEIYVDRNVFFRREFFSEINFECFDKEEKWNVKNKCDMECIQRNKYIDEDAPKFFTNKTTNVNFSSLRRGTSCDIECDIRHEHILNNQIYSYEFEKYRKKWREELNFDLPVNYLDSFAKMWMKEKKRCQRMNPHLVKGIFNFDDFGKELNIGSFDVLTERTKKLFADFLKSLEGGFPVNGGTSQIIDGTSQVNDGTSQVNGGTSQVNDGTSQVNGGTSQVNDGTSQVKGGSSQTKSTCVDKNKAEKRDLRLHRESSPSKGETKMTQEKKLEEGKRKYIASFEINNKRKDIIRYVHTKKPPKIKECYAILNNMNGTEKRGESEEGTRDDGVIISQTNQEGVRKIWQKGAVEEEDVPLTTSNRKTQQKEKKKKKKMNIKYGNIFFLEILTEVKRENHNCSNFREDEIKAIFYLVRDERLMNYYGDYSNCMGIIAVQPFHDTFPYLLRKEEETKPKGKFLPGVETCSDGAYIHRDLFKAPPGGDKTEGKKDTHGEEAKDVEEEKRRVHLDLNYNNVNIHIAENEKDLIKRLIEKINFYSPLSIVSYENDKYNVGYINQRCLALNMGSFYAHISKVNDQEEFTELNNAYNKNIKGILVESLYKLSKVSNTSFENLCKHHLNVNLPSISRYTLSCWYSYVGGQSPNDGRDARNTVVDGGVVGGVQGHVVGNGLIDVRNDHVIGGEPPYYPYRHLTVRYYLKRVNLLLLIYDKIGYLKSKMNFCKYIHVDLLSLINRGSQFITESFLVKLCMRNGFLMYSPSKKEIMEQRPILHVPLVLQPKSSINFFPLMVFDFQSLYPSILIAFNICYSTCLGTLTFRRRSNAQMSEEHQQEHQKGVEVSFRRSIPAESVLEEGGIPLPRGDSSSSDLLDGLNVQREAESTDHSDNSNGASSHLGDEPDDGSNDEGGECIEKVSPECEFIAKGLWSTSNGGSKPGGVFPPSSLPESREPNDEKIPVPGEGLPNYEFIRLGVRKTPPNVNNIVNKLRRDDVLITSNNTVYVKKKKRKGICTLLLEDLLKTRIMLKRCIKIYDQKKGRKLEEIMGKLKLILNVATGYIGANFSGRMPCVDISESIICTAKNSLLYIIEYIKENYDYVKIVYGDTDSIFLLNEMNDISYTFRIAQDILENVNSILPSPMYLDFEKIYCPSLLMTKKRYFGFAYKKESDEKPTLQLKGVESMRSDQCNLVKNVLLQVYFIFYYFRNFCHLSYCCCCCVMCRNFFPNFVCSCRECNVHSTSPCFLTEMVEAILRVYGKVVRGVNGEKEMMEEEVIPNGEYESEERKNKLYDHLIGLISIESNNVILKCINYLYKVKFSFLWHIFTHFDLSLFKMEIEKMIEQDYEKIINQTNDCCIMNPNNITKICLCVKEINTKKKCDRGKCFCNVKQALLFFCPKGPSENGEGTVFGMKVFYTHLRINIKRVLRDLFNRIYDDKISYDNFIIYKKVKLGTYKGEFEWNGRKVPLPPQAVVAKKLLKMNPHLVITYKEKIPFVVTKKLKEDKIYDSVAHPSCIRGIYNFVRAIPTVEKQTEECNLPEGISSPMGNELLCRDIPQNNKKKLKEINFDYYIQNLVIPPLKRMLDLLPYGSPNLEEIFYTTKRKYNWGKGKIELFTKNAEMFERSRLNGNGLSRGRGWDISEGWKRVEGGESHCELLFQREPHHHDTTNCSVKRDDTESAKTRTQIIQSYSDVNRSQSIIKRLNKVCVHCANSEVEALACQYAVHCDVFFKKVIYQEHISRSEDKIRSLVG from the exons ATGAATATAACGGAAAAACCGACAGCGTTCTTCGTGTGCaagtttttgttcttttactACATTTATAGAAAGCCGTTCCTTCCGTTTGACCCATTG GTATGCAAAATAAACAATAGGAAGATTCCTCACGTGTGTGTCATTCAAATATTAGGTCTTAGTCATTATGGGCAGAGCGTCTGCTTGTATGTGCACGAC TTCTTCCCATACTTTTACGTTTTAATACCCCCGGAAGAAAAATCAA ACACAAATCTTGAGTTCGAATTATGCCAATTTTTAGAAGAAGAatatggaaaggaaaaacaagaCAAGACGcaaaatgtgtgcatatacaaCATcgaaagggtaaaaaaaaaatgcatttatGGTTACAAGGAAGAGCCAGAGGAATTTTTAAAGATATACTTCCTATACCCACACACAATTCATTATTTCGCTAATTTACTGAAAAGGAAGTTATTTAAAAATCGAGCTTGGGACCTGTACGAGGTGCACATTAGTTATATGCTCCATTTTCTGTGCAGCAAGAATATTTATGGGTGTTCAGAAATTTATGTTGatagaaatgttttttttcgaagAGAGTTTTTTAGtgaaataaattttgaatgttttgacaaagaagaaaaatggaatgtgaaaaataaatgcgaCATGGAATGTATACAGAGGAACAAATACATAGACGAGGATgctccaaaattttttacaaataagACGAcaaatgttaatttttctaGTTTAAGAAGAGGAACGTCGTGTGATATCGAGTGTGACATACGACATGAACATATTCTGAATAACCAGATTTATTCCTATGAGTTTGAGAAATatcggaaaaaatggagggaagAATTGAACTTTGATCTACCTGTCAATTATTTGGACTCCTTTGCGAAAATGTggatgaaggagaagaaacggTGCCAAAGGATGAACCCCCATTTGGTGAAgggcatttttaattttgacgATTTTGGGAAGGAGCTGAACATTGGCTCTTTTGATGTGCTGACCGAGAGGACGAAGAAACTCTTTGCCGATTTTTTGAAGTCGTTGGAGGGGGGCTTCCCGGTGAACGGTGGTACCAGTCAGATAATCGATGGTACCAGTCAGGTAAACGATGGTACCAGTCAGGTAAACGGTGGTACCAGTCAGGTAAACGATGGTACCAGTCAGGTGAACGGGGGTACCAGTCAGGTTAACGATGGTACCAGTCAGGTGAAGGGGGGTAGCAGCCAGACTAAATCGACTTGCGTCGACAAAAACAAAGCAGAAAAACGAGACTTGAGGCTACATAGAGAAAGCTCCCCTAGTAAGGGAGAAACCAAAATGACGCAGGAAAAGAAGCTGGAGGAGGGAAAACGCAAGTACATAGCTTCATTCGAAATTAACAATAAGAGGAAGGACATCATTAGGTACGTTCACACGAAGAAGCCACCAAAGATAAAGGAGTGTTACGCTATTTTGAACAATATGAATGGTACAGAAAAGAGAGGGGAAAGTGAAGAGGGCACGAGAGACGACGGAGTAATAATTAGTCAGACAAACCAAGAGggggtaagaaaaatttgGCAAAAGGGAGCAGTCGAGGAGGAAGATGTTCCCCTCACCACATCAAACAGGAAGACGCagcaaaaggagaaaaaaaaaaaaaaaaaaatgaatatcaAATacggaaatatatttttccttgaaATTCTCACAGAagtgaaaagagaaaatcaCAACTGTTCCAACTTTAGGGAGGACGAAATAAAGGCTATATTTTATTTGGTCCGAGATGAGAGACTTATGAATTATTACGGAGACTATAGTAACTGTATGGGTATAATAGCTGTCCAGCCATTCCATGATACTTTCCCCTATTTATtgaggaaggaggaagaaacaaaGCCAAAAGGTAAATTCCTCCCGGGGGTTGAAACGTGCAGCGATGGTGCGTATATTCATAGGGACTTGTTCAAGGCGCCACCTGGAGGGGACAAaacggaagggaagaaagatACCCACGGGGAAGAAGCGAAAgatgtggaggaagaaaaaaggagagttcATTTAGACTTAAACTACAATAATGTGAATATCCACATTgcggaaaatgaaaaagatcTTATAAAAAGGTTgatcgaaaaaataaatttttactcTCCACTAAGTATAGTTTCTTATGAAAACGACAAGTACAATGTTGGCTACATAAATCAGAGGTGTCTAGCACTAAACATGGGAAGCTTTTACGCACACATTAGCAAAGTAAACGACCAGGAAGAATTCACAGAACTGAATAATGcgtataataaaaatataaaaggtaTACTTGTTGAGAGTTTGTATAAATTGTCAAAAGTTTCAAACACATCTTTTGAAAATTTGTGTAAGCATCATTTGAATGTGAATTTGCCCTCCATAAGTAGGTACACTTTGTCCTGTTGGTACAGCTACGTTGGTGGGCAATCACCAAATGATGGTAGAGACGCCAGGAACACTGTTGTTGATGGTGGTGTGGTAGGAGGTGTCCAGGGCCATGTTGTGGGCAACGGGTTGATCGATGTTAGGAACGATCATGTGATCGGTGGAGAGCCCCCGTATTATCCATACAGGCACCTAACCGTGCGATACTATTTGAAGAGGGTTAACTTGCTCCTACTCATATATGACAAAATTGGATACTTGAAAAGCAAGATGAATTTTTGCAAGTACATTCATGTAGATTTATTGTCCCTAATAAACAGAGGGTCACAGTTTATTACTGAATCTTTTCTGGTGAAATTGTGCATGCGGAATGGCTTCCTTATGTACTCTCCCTCAAAGAAGGAGATAATGGAACAAAGACCTATTTTGCATGTTCCCTTGGTCCTGCAGCCGAAGAGCTCCATAAACTTTTTCCCTCTGATGGTCTTCGACTTCCAGTCCCTCTACCCCTCTATTCTAATTGCGTTTAACATTTGTTACTCCACCTGCTTGGGCACGCTGACCTTCAGGAGAAGGTCAAATGCACAAATGTCAGAAGAGCATCAGCAGGAGCATCAGAAGGGGGTAGAGGTTTCCTTCCGGAGGAGCATTCCTGCGGAGAGTGTCCTCGAAGAAGGCGGGATTCCTCTCCCCCGTGGGGATAGCTCATCCAGCGACTTGCTTGATGGGTTGAATGTCCAGAGGGAGGCGGAGTCGACTGACCATTCGGATAATTCGAATGGGGCATCTAGCCACTTGGGGGATGAACCAGACGATGGATCAAACGACGAGGGTGGCGAATGCATCGAGAAGGTGTCACCGGAATGTGAATTTATTGCGAAGGGTTTGTGGAGCACATCAAATGGAGGGTCAAAACCGGGGGgcgttttccccccttccagTCTCCCTGAATCCAGAGAgccaaatgatgaaaaaattcctGTACCAGGAGAAGGCCTTCCCAATTATGAATTCATAAGATTAGGAGTGAGGAAGACCCCACCCAATGTAAATAACATAGTGAACAAGTTACGAAGGGATGATGTACTCATAACAAGCAACAACACTGTGtatgtgaagaagaagaagaggaaaggaattTGTACTCTTCTGCTGGAAGATCTTTTAAAGACAAGAATAATGCTAAAGAGGTGTATTAAAATTTATGATCAGAAAAAAGGCAGGAAGTTAGAAGAAATAATggggaaattaaaattaatacTAAATGTGGCCACAGGTTATATAGGAGCTAATTTTTCAGGAAGGATGCCATGTGTAGACATATCAGAGAGTATCATTTGTACTGCAAAGAATTCCCTTCTTTATATTATAgaatatataaaagaaaattatgattATGTTAAAATTGTCTATGGAGACACagattccatttttctgttaaacGAAATGAACGATATTAGCTATACTTTTAGGATAGCCCAAGACATTTTGGAAAACGTGAATAGCATTTTGCCTTCTCCCATGTATTtagattttgaaaaaatttattgcCCCTCCCTTTTGATGACCAAAAAAAGATACTTTGGATTTGCCTACAAAAAGGAGAGTGATGAAAAACCAACCCTGCAACTGAAAGGGGTAGAAAGCATGAGGTCAGATCAGTGCAATTTAGTGAAGAATGTACTTCTCCAggtatattttattttttactatttCAGGAATTTTTGCCACTTGTCCTACTGTTGCTGCTGTTGTGTCATGTGTAGAAACTTTTTCCCGAATTTTGTGTGCTCTTGTAGAGAGTGCAATGTGCATAGTACATCTCCATGCTTCTTGACGGAGATGGTGGAGGCGATTTTGCGCGTGTACGGAAAGGTAGTAAGAGGGGTTAacggggagaaggaaatgatGGAGGAGGAAGTCATTCCAAATGGAGAGTACGAATCGGAGGAACGCAAAAATAAGTTATACGACCATCTCATAGGCCTAATAAGCATCGAGAGCAATAACGTCATCCTCAAGTGCATAAATTATTTGTACAAAGTAAAGTTCTCCTTCCTGTGGCACATATTTACCCATTTCGACTTgtctctttttaaaatggaaatagaaaaaatgatcgAACAAGATTATGAAAAGATTATTAACCAGACAAATGACTGCTGTATTATGAACCCAAACAATATAACAAAAATTTGTCTTTgtgtaaaagaaataaatacaaagaagaaatgcgATAGGGGAAAATGCTTCTGTAATGTTAAGCAagctctcctttttttttgtcccaaAGGACCTAGCGAAAATGGGGAAGGCACTGTCTTTGGCATGAAAGTGTTCTACACTCACCTAAGGATAAATATAAAGAGAGTACTGCGTGATTTATTTAACAGAATATATGATGATAAAATTTCTTAcgataattttattatatacaaGAAAGTAAAGTTGGGTACGTACAAGGGTGAATTTGAGTGGAACGGAAGGAAAGTGCCCCTGCCGCCTCAAGCAGTTGTAGCAAAGAagcttttaaaaatgaatccCCATTTGGTAATCACttataaggagaaaattcctTTTGTTGTTACAAAAAAGTTGAAGGAAGATAAAATTTATGATTCCGTTGCGCACCCTTCCTGTATCAGGGgtatttacaattttgtcaGGGCCATCCCCACAGTGGAGAAGCAGACCGAGGAATGCAACCTTCCAGAAGGCATATCGAGCCCGATGGGAAATGAACTCTTATGTAGAGACATAccacaaaataataaaaaaaaattgaaggaaaTAAACTTTGATTATTACATTCAAAACTTAGTTATACCCCCTTTGAAGAGAATGTTGGATTTGCTCCCTTACGGTTCGCCCAATctggaggaaatattttacacAACGAAGAGGAAGTACAATTGGGGAAAAGGCAAGATTGAACTTTTCACGAAGAATGCGGAGATGTTTGAGAGGAGTCGGTTGAATGGAAATGGTTTGTCCAGGGGCAGAGGATGGGATATATCCGAGGGGTGGAAAAGAGTTGAAGGAGGAGAGAGCCATTGTGAGCTACTCTTCCAGCGCGAACCTCACCACCACGACACGACAAATTGTAGTGTAAAAAGGGATGACACAGAAAGCGCCAAGACAAGAACACAAATAATTCAAAGTTATTCAGACGTGAACAGGTCACAAAGTATAATCAAACGCTTAAACAAAGTTTGCGTCCATTGTGCCAACTCCGAAGTGGAGGCATTGGCGTGTCAGTACGCGGTGCACTgtgatgtattttttaagaaagTCATTTACCAAGAGCATATTTCAAGGAGTGAGGATAAGATAAGGAGTTTGGTGGGGTGA